One Roseiconus lacunae genomic region harbors:
- a CDS encoding SAM-dependent methyltransferase, protein MTNDSVGAAEASTFAMLCCANGAEKQVVSDLERDRWRRAFSRPGFVTVKKDQPSAELPEGTFIRTAAYSIGHSRSPDASTQIQSLIELLRSRYPHGIEFDELHVWPRDRLPIGKFGFEPGQDEVSRLVADEIYQTLEKDWLRCDAPNRIAEPDARCLDIVLVDPSDWFVGHHRAGDWHQRWPGGVQPIDPQYEPISRAYYKAAESITWSGFDFAPGDLVVEVGSAPGGACGRLLELGMRVIGIDPADMDPRIADHPKFKHLRARAGDLPRKEFRGVRWLLADSNVKPEKTLVTIENIVKHPVCEIEGLLLTMKLGNYEVSRHIPNWIKRIQTWNPADIRIRQLARNRCEVCLAIRLKPDR, encoded by the coding sequence ATGACGAATGATTCTGTCGGTGCCGCCGAGGCATCCACTTTTGCGATGCTTTGTTGTGCCAACGGCGCCGAAAAACAAGTCGTTAGCGACCTTGAACGTGATCGGTGGCGACGCGCTTTCTCTCGACCTGGTTTTGTCACCGTCAAAAAAGACCAACCGTCGGCGGAATTGCCCGAAGGCACGTTCATCCGCACAGCCGCCTATTCGATCGGGCATTCGCGCAGTCCCGACGCGTCAACGCAAATTCAATCACTGATCGAATTGTTGCGGTCTCGCTATCCCCACGGCATCGAGTTCGACGAGTTGCACGTCTGGCCTCGTGATCGATTGCCGATCGGAAAGTTCGGCTTCGAACCCGGGCAGGACGAGGTCAGCCGCTTGGTCGCCGATGAGATCTATCAGACGTTGGAAAAGGATTGGCTGCGGTGCGACGCGCCCAATCGGATTGCCGAACCCGACGCGCGTTGTCTGGATATCGTTCTCGTTGATCCGTCGGATTGGTTTGTCGGCCATCATCGTGCCGGTGATTGGCATCAACGTTGGCCCGGAGGGGTTCAGCCGATCGATCCACAATATGAACCGATCAGCCGCGCGTACTATAAGGCCGCCGAATCGATCACCTGGAGCGGCTTTGACTTCGCACCCGGTGATCTGGTCGTCGAGGTCGGCAGCGCCCCCGGCGGGGCGTGCGGGCGGTTGTTGGAACTTGGCATGAGGGTCATCGGGATTGATCCGGCCGACATGGATCCTCGAATTGCCGATCACCCAAAGTTCAAGCACCTTCGCGCCCGTGCCGGTGACCTGCCTCGAAAAGAGTTCCGTGGTGTTCGCTGGCTACTCGCCGATTCGAACGTGAAGCCTGAAAAAACACTCGTCACGATTGAAAATATCGTCAAACATCCGGTGTGTGAAATCGAAGGGTTGCTACTCACCATGAAGCTGGGAAACTACGAAGTTTCCAGGCACATTCCCAATTGGATCAAGCGGATTCAGACGTGGAATCCGGCTGACATTCGAATTCGCCAACTGGCCCGTAATCGATGCGAAGTCTGCTTGGCGATCCGCTTGAAACCGG